A genomic region of Peromyscus eremicus chromosome 19, PerEre_H2_v1, whole genome shotgun sequence contains the following coding sequences:
- the Grxcr2 gene encoding glutaredoxin domain-containing cysteine-rich protein 2 produces the protein MEDPEKKLNQKGDDKPRKVRFKISSSYSGRVLKQVFEDGQELESPKEEYPHSFLQEALEPMDGVYGSGEAPKPQLYSPKLTAQRISVFRDGSAYALAGSQPLFNDYKANDHKPPPIIDFGKIIIYTNNLKIIRTPMDKRDFMRKILQKEEVAEEEALMSTGENDGDREQNDSPLPETEGTFLHNQHTQDGLVPEDNCLHCQGSGIATCSLCHGSKFSMLANRFKESYRALRCPACNENGLQPCRICSP, from the exons ATGGAGGACCCCGAAAAGAAACTGAATCAGAAGGGCGACGACAAACCCAGAAAAGTACGATTTAAAATCTCCTCTTCCTACAGCGGCCGAGTGTTGAAGCAGGTGTTCGAGGATGGGCAGGAATTAGAGTCACCCAAAGAGGAATACCCTCACAGTTTTCTCCAGGAGGCCCTCGAACCAATGGATGGGGTTTATGGGTCAGGGGAAGCCCCTAAGCCCCAGCTGTACTCCCCTAAGCTGACGGCTCAGAGGATCAGCGTGTTCAGGGATGGCAGTGCCTACGCCCTGGCGGGGAGCCAGCCTCTGTTCAATGACTACAAGGCGAATGACCATAAG CCTCCACCGATTATAGACTTTGGGAAGATAATCATCTATACAAACAACCTGAAGATCATCCGAACCCCGATGGACAAAAGGGACTTCATGAGGAAAATCCTGCAGAAGGAAGAGGTTGCGGAGGAGGAGGCTCTGATGAGCACAGGAGAAAACGACGGCGACAGGGAGCAAAATGACAGTCCCCTGCCGGAGACCGAAGGCACATTTCTCCACAATCAGCACACACAG GATGGGTTGGTCCCTGAGGACAACTGtctccactgccaggggtccGGCATCGCCACCTGCTCTCTGTGCCATGGCAGCAAGTTCTCAATGCTGGCTAACAGGTTCAAGGAGTCCTATCGAGCCCTCAGGTGCCCTGCCTGCAACGAGAACGGCCTGCAGCCTTGCCGAATTTGCAGCCCGTAG